One segment of Rissa tridactyla isolate bRisTri1 chromosome 17, bRisTri1.patW.cur.20221130, whole genome shotgun sequence DNA contains the following:
- the MCAM gene encoding cell surface glycoprotein MUC18 isoform X1 — MAGGRRAAGLALGWGCCLLLCCAAASKLEVSMPAVVEVESGGTARIECNFYIPGNDSYTYINWFYIDHRNNRVRLCHITGSEILEENADYKGRLSVGEDKALSISRVTVLDARTFVCQVGAGSHGEGENRTELHVYKVPEAPEITANPGGISVQSSDIPQIAQCVSRNSFPHPNITWHKNGEKLQPEDKMVKIPTTLTRESSGLYTVSSTLFAHVTREDRNSLYYCTVHYWLRGQIRTVESQRVNVTVFYPAEHVKLQVMPSSALVKEGDDIKLVCEADGNPAPVFSFYKRELENSWQDLTSLADTNSGVLNLHGVNKSSSGLYRCQTLDLDDMRQMEKDVELVVNYIEGVRVKMEPSSPLQEGDSVRLSCDAHSPVALDYQWRDEKGRKVAEGNQLFLSNLTFETSSNFSCKVIAPSVPGLERSKQVAVAVQGKPRIVAISSPLYVRQDEVVNLTCKAIAFPRPSVHWNVNGTAHEYVENQHIASNLTVRVNHDLLRAGAMCRVSNALGVSEKHIQLLDQKTPESKGVIIVAIIVCILVVAVLGSVIYFLHKKGKIPCGRAGKQDITKPEARKDKIVVEVKSDKLSEEAGLLQGANGEKRSAADQSEKYIDLRN, encoded by the exons atggctggggggcggcgggcggccgggctcgccctgggctggggctgctgcctcctgctctgctgcg CTGCAGCCAGCAAGCTGGAGGTCTCCATGCCGGCAGTGGTCGAAGTGGAGAGTGGGGGCACAGCCAGGATTGAGTGCAACTTCTACATTCCTGGAAATGATTCCTACACCTACATCAACTGGTTCTAC ATTGACCACCGCAACAACCGTGTGAGGCTGTGCCACATCACAGGCAGCGAGATCCTGGAGGAGAACGCGGACTACAAGGGGCGGCTGTCGGTGGGGGAGGACAAAGCCCTGTCCATCAGCAGGGTGACGGTGCTGGACGCCAGGACCTTCGTGTGCCAGGTTGGGGCAGGCAGCCACGGTGAAGGCGAGAACCGCACTGAGCTCCATGTCTACA AGGTCCCTGAGGCCCCTGAGATCACAGCGAACCCAGGAGGCATCTCCGTGCAGAGCAGTGACATCCCACAG ATCGCCCAGTGCGTGAGCAGGAACAGCTTCCCACACCCCAACATCACGTGGCACAAGAATGGGGAGAAGCTGCAGCCAGAGGACAAGA TGGTGAAGATCCCAACCACTCTGACTCGCGAGTCAAGTGGGCTGTACACAGTGAGCAGCACCCTCTTCGCCCACGTCACCCGGGAGGACCGCAACTCCCTGTACTACTGCACCGTGCACTACTGGCTGCGGGGACAGATCCGCACCGTGGAGTCACAGCGAGTCAACGTCACTGTTTTCT ACCCTGCAGAGCACGTGAAGCTGCAGGTCATGCCGTCCTCGGCGCTGGTGAAGGAAGGGGACGACATAAAGCTGGTCTGCGAGGCTGACGGGAACCCAGCGCCTGTCTTCAGCTTCTATAAGAGGGAG CTGGAGAACAGCTGGCAGGACCTGACATCACTGGCAGACACCAACAGCGGGGTGCTGAACCTGCATGGTGTGAATAAGAGCAGCAGCGGCCTGTACAGATGCCAGACCCTGGACTTGGATGATATGAGACAGATGGAGAAGGATGTAGAACTTGTTGTGAACT ACATTGAAGGGGTCCGTGTGAAGATGGAGCCATCCTCACCCCTTCAGGAAGGTGATAGCGTGAGGCTGAGCTGTGATGCCCACAGCCCTGTGGCCCTGGACTACCAGTGGAGGGATGAGAAG GGCAGGAAGGTCGCGGAAGGGAACCAGCTCTTCCTGAGCAACCTCACCTTCGAAACCTCCAGCAACTTCAGCTGCAAGGTGATTGCACCAAGTGTGCCGGGGCTGGAGCGGAGCAAGCAGGTGGCTGTGGCTGTTCAGG GGAAGCCGCGGATTGTGGCCATCAGCTCCCCGCTGTATGTGCGGCAGGATGAGGTGGTGAACCTGACCTGCAAGGCCATCGCTTTCCCCAGGCCCTCTGTCCACTGGAATGTCAATGGGACG GCTCATGAGTACGTTGAAAATCAGCACATCGCCAGCAACCTGACGGTGCGTGTGAACCACGACCTGCTGCGGGCAGGAGCCATGTGCAGGGTCTCTAACGCGCTGGGTGTCAGCGAGAAGCACATCCAGCTGCTGG ATCAAAAGACACCAGAGAGCAAAGGGGTGATCATTGTGGCGATCATCGTCTGCATCCTCGTGGTGGCCGTGCTGGGGTCTGTCATCTACTTCCTGCACAAGAAAGGCAAGATCCCATGTGGCCGCGCTGGGAAACAGGACAT CACAAAGCCAGAGGCACGTAAAGACAAGATTGTAGTTGAAGTTAAGTCAGATAAACTTTCCGAAGAGGCGGGGCTCCTGCAGGGTGCCAACGGCGAGAAGAGATCTGCCGCAGACCAG AGCGAGAAATACATCGATCTGAGAAACTAG
- the MCAM gene encoding cell surface glycoprotein MUC18 isoform X2, whose translation MAGGRRAAGLALGWGCCLLLCCAAASKLEVSMPAVVEVESGGTARIECNFYIPGNDSYTYINWFYIDHRNNRVRLCHITGSEILEENADYKGRLSVGEDKALSISRVTVLDARTFVCQVGAGSHGEGENRTELHVYKVPEAPEITANPGGISVQSSDIPQIAQCVSRNSFPHPNITWHKNGEKLQPEDKMVKIPTTLTRESSGLYTVSSTLFAHVTREDRNSLYYCTVHYWLRGQIRTVESQRVNVTVFYPAEHVKLQVMPSSALVKEGDDIKLVCEADGNPAPVFSFYKRELENSWQDLTSLADTNSGVLNLHGVNKSSSGLYRCQTLDLDDMRQMEKDVELVVNYIEGVRVKMEPSSPLQEGDSVRLSCDAHSPVALDYQWRDEKGRKVAEGNQLFLSNLTFETSSNFSCKVIAPSVPGLERSKQVAVAVQGKPRIVAISSPLYVRQDEVVNLTCKAIAFPRPSVHWNVNGTAHEYVENQHIASNLTVRVNHDLLRAGAMCRVSNALGVSEKHIQLLDQKTPESKGVIIVAIIVCILVVAVLGSVIYFLHKKGKIPCGRAGKQDIARNTSI comes from the exons atggctggggggcggcgggcggccgggctcgccctgggctggggctgctgcctcctgctctgctgcg CTGCAGCCAGCAAGCTGGAGGTCTCCATGCCGGCAGTGGTCGAAGTGGAGAGTGGGGGCACAGCCAGGATTGAGTGCAACTTCTACATTCCTGGAAATGATTCCTACACCTACATCAACTGGTTCTAC ATTGACCACCGCAACAACCGTGTGAGGCTGTGCCACATCACAGGCAGCGAGATCCTGGAGGAGAACGCGGACTACAAGGGGCGGCTGTCGGTGGGGGAGGACAAAGCCCTGTCCATCAGCAGGGTGACGGTGCTGGACGCCAGGACCTTCGTGTGCCAGGTTGGGGCAGGCAGCCACGGTGAAGGCGAGAACCGCACTGAGCTCCATGTCTACA AGGTCCCTGAGGCCCCTGAGATCACAGCGAACCCAGGAGGCATCTCCGTGCAGAGCAGTGACATCCCACAG ATCGCCCAGTGCGTGAGCAGGAACAGCTTCCCACACCCCAACATCACGTGGCACAAGAATGGGGAGAAGCTGCAGCCAGAGGACAAGA TGGTGAAGATCCCAACCACTCTGACTCGCGAGTCAAGTGGGCTGTACACAGTGAGCAGCACCCTCTTCGCCCACGTCACCCGGGAGGACCGCAACTCCCTGTACTACTGCACCGTGCACTACTGGCTGCGGGGACAGATCCGCACCGTGGAGTCACAGCGAGTCAACGTCACTGTTTTCT ACCCTGCAGAGCACGTGAAGCTGCAGGTCATGCCGTCCTCGGCGCTGGTGAAGGAAGGGGACGACATAAAGCTGGTCTGCGAGGCTGACGGGAACCCAGCGCCTGTCTTCAGCTTCTATAAGAGGGAG CTGGAGAACAGCTGGCAGGACCTGACATCACTGGCAGACACCAACAGCGGGGTGCTGAACCTGCATGGTGTGAATAAGAGCAGCAGCGGCCTGTACAGATGCCAGACCCTGGACTTGGATGATATGAGACAGATGGAGAAGGATGTAGAACTTGTTGTGAACT ACATTGAAGGGGTCCGTGTGAAGATGGAGCCATCCTCACCCCTTCAGGAAGGTGATAGCGTGAGGCTGAGCTGTGATGCCCACAGCCCTGTGGCCCTGGACTACCAGTGGAGGGATGAGAAG GGCAGGAAGGTCGCGGAAGGGAACCAGCTCTTCCTGAGCAACCTCACCTTCGAAACCTCCAGCAACTTCAGCTGCAAGGTGATTGCACCAAGTGTGCCGGGGCTGGAGCGGAGCAAGCAGGTGGCTGTGGCTGTTCAGG GGAAGCCGCGGATTGTGGCCATCAGCTCCCCGCTGTATGTGCGGCAGGATGAGGTGGTGAACCTGACCTGCAAGGCCATCGCTTTCCCCAGGCCCTCTGTCCACTGGAATGTCAATGGGACG GCTCATGAGTACGTTGAAAATCAGCACATCGCCAGCAACCTGACGGTGCGTGTGAACCACGACCTGCTGCGGGCAGGAGCCATGTGCAGGGTCTCTAACGCGCTGGGTGTCAGCGAGAAGCACATCCAGCTGCTGG ATCAAAAGACACCAGAGAGCAAAGGGGTGATCATTGTGGCGATCATCGTCTGCATCCTCGTGGTGGCCGTGCTGGGGTCTGTCATCTACTTCCTGCACAAGAAAGGCAAGATCCCATGTGGCCGCGCTGGGAAACAGGACAT AGCGAGAAATACATCGATCTGA
- the RNF26 gene encoding E3 ubiquitin-protein ligase RNF26 codes for MDLLFLLLRGLRMALDLLVLVLDVNFFLVSSLVSVLLWLLAAACSLPAAAAAGALACWDGLLLTLASLARAACCLATGALQGLAGLLRGCCCGLEGLKVAGHLLSHLGLRGKELLHRGLCNLLGCGQALARQVGEGLAIGTSLLAYLVNSLVNVCLIGTQNLFTLVAALWDSVAGPFLRVTDLLAAFLAHVSSGAIAVSILLWSPCQLAFELLASFAELFISIFFVNIYGLGLLLLIIVASTFVFNPGLLWTLIDYVLGYFTTLPSYHRLQRDVWRLYQVAVLTLGMVMTSQAWRRLVDWSLQVTNWSRGGRTMNRESNQRGAAVPAPRPTAPGRLMLAGFNQLPAEHEDQLDAEQVPQARPALSRSALGGQRRQPPREEPSTSWGRALRRQQLNAAAVDGEGTPDNDPWMLLKEQEERKKCVICQDQTKTVLLLPCRHLCLCQECTEVLLQQAIYQRNCPLCRQMILQTLNVYL; via the coding sequence ATGGacctgctgttcctgctgctccgCGGCCTGCGGATGGCCCTGGACCTGCTGGTCCTGGTGCTGGACGTGAACTTCTTCCTGGTGTCCTCGCTGGTGTCggtgctgctctggctgctggcCGCCGCCTGcagcctccccgccgccgccgccgccggcgcgtTGGCCTGCTGGGACGGGCTGCTCCTCACGCTGGCCTCCCTGGCCCGGGCGGCCTGCTGCCTGGCCACGGGCGCCCTGCAGGGGCTGGCCGGCCTGCTgcgcggctgctgctgcggccTGGAGGGGCTGAAGGTGGCGGGGCACCTCCTGTCGcacctggggctgcggggcaaGGAGCTGCTGCACCGCGGGCTCTGCAACCTGCTGGGCTGCGGCCAGGCCCTGGCCAGGCAGGTCGGCGAGGGCCTGGCAATCGGCACCAGCCTGCTGGCCTACCTCGTTAACAGCCTGGTCAACGTGTGCCTCATCGGCACGCAGAACCTCTTCACCCTGGTGGCGGCCCTGTGGGACTCTGTCGCCGGCCCCTTCCTCAGAGTCACGGACCTGCTGGCTGCGTTCCTGGCACACGTCTCCAGCGGTGCCATCGCCGTGTCCATCCTGCTGTGGTCGCCCTGCCAGCTGGCCTTTGAGCTCCTGGCCTCCTTCGCTGAGCTCTTCATCAGCATCTTCTTTGTGAATATTTATGGCCTGGGCTTGCTTCTCCTCATTATTGTTGCCAGCACCTTTGTCTTCAACCCTGGGCTGCTGTGGACACTGATAGACTATGTGCTGGGCTACTTTACCACACTACCTTCCTACCACCGCCTGCAGCGGGATGTGTGGCGGCTCTATCAGGTGGCAGTCCTGACACTGGGTATGGTCATGACCTCCCAGGCCTGGCGTAGGTTGGTGGACTGGAGTCTGCAGGTGACCAACTGGAGCCGAGGAGGCAGAACAATGAACCGGGAAAGCAACCAGCGAGGGGCAGCTGTGCCCGCCCCAAGACCCACAGCCCCTGGCAGGCTGATGCTGGCAGGGTTCAACCAGCTGCCAGCTGAGCATGAGGACCAGCTGGATGCAGAGCAGGTACCACAAGCACGTCCTGCTCTGAGTCGAAGTGCCCTGGGAGGACAGCGTCGCCAGCCACCCAGGGAGGAACCGAGCACTTCCTGGGGGAGAGCTctgaggaggcagcagctgaACGCAGCAGCTGTGGATGGTGAGGGCACTCCAGATAATGACCCCTGGATGCTCTTGAAAGAACAAGAGGAACGTAAGAAATGTGTCATCTGTCAAGACCAAACCAAGACAGTCCTGCTTCTGCCCTGCAGGCACCTGTGCCTGTGTCAGGAATGCACAGAAGTCCTCCTGCAGCAGGCCATCTACCAGCGCAACTGCCCGCTGTGCCGCCAGATGATCCTCCAGACACTTAATGTGTACTTGTGA